The following are encoded in a window of Scleropages formosus chromosome 7, fSclFor1.1, whole genome shotgun sequence genomic DNA:
- the LOC108926260 gene encoding CCAAT/enhancer-binding protein alpha-like — protein sequence MEQQNFYEVASRPLMTCLPQSQQSSFCYAGDLSDICENESSVDISAYIDPAQFNDEFLADLFHNSPKHDKVKLAAGDYEYVHSAGGGAHRAGQQVYGGMATYMDAAKVEPLYENYSATRMRPVAIKQEPREEDEASPSSVSPVYHHAHHHHHLHHHPQHMTHLQYQIAHCAQTAVHLQPGHPTPPPTPVPSPHHHHHHQQQQQQSSLPAGAVKTAGGSDRSKSKKSIDKSSSEYRLRRERNNVAVRKSRDKAKMRNMETQQKVIELTTDNERLRKRVEHLSRELETLRGIFRQLPEDSFVKSMDAQLCVKMN from the coding sequence ATGGAGCAGCAGAACTTCTACGAGGTCGCCTCACGGCCCCTGATGACTTGTCTACCGCAGAGCCAGCAAAGTTCCTTCTGCTACGCGGGAGACCTGAGCGACATCTGCGAGAACGAGAGCTCGGTGGACATCAGCGCGTACATCGACCCCGCTCAGTTCAACGACGAGTTCCTGGCGGACTTGTTCCACAACAGTCCCAAGCACGACAAGGTCAAGCTGGCCGCCGGCGACTACGAGTACGTGCACTCGGCCGGCGGCGGCGCTCACCGGGCCGGCCAGCAGGTGTACGGCGGCATGGCCACCTACATGGACGCAGCCAAGGTCGAGCCCCTCTATGAGAATTACTCCGCCACGCGAATGCGGCCCGTGGCGATAAAGCAGGAACCCCGAGAGGAGGACGAGGCGAGCCCGTCGTCGGTGTCACCCGTTTACCACCACgcgcaccaccaccaccacctccaccaccacccGCAGCACATGACGCACCTGCAGTACCAGATCGCGCACTGCGCGCAGACCGCTGTGCATCTGCAGCCCGGGCACCCGACGCCCCCTCCGACCCCGGTGCCGagtcctcatcatcatcatcatcatcagcagcagcagcagcagagcagcctgCCTGCGGGAGCCGTGAAGACGGCGGGAGGCAGCGACCGAAGCAAGTCCAAGAAGTCCATCGACAAGAGCAGCAGCGAGTACCGCCTGCGCAGGGAGCGCAACAACGTGGCGGTGAGGAAGAGCCGAGACAAGGCCAAGATGCGCAACATGGAGACGCAGCAGAAGGTGATCGAGCTGACAACGGACAACGAGAGGCTCCGAAAGCGGGTGGAGCATCTCAGCAGGGAGCTGGAGACGCTGAGGGGCATCTTCAGGCAGCTTCCAGAGGACTCTTTCGTGAAGTCCATGGACGCGCAGCTGTGcgtaaaaatgaactga
- the LOC108926197 gene encoding CCAAT/enhancer-binding protein gamma-like: MSKPSQQKPNTDQNGVSVIQTQAHGSGLQQVPQLVPVSPGGGGKAIPPSKMKKTITDKESEEYRQRRERNNLAVKKSRMRSKQKAQDTQQRVNELKEENERLEAKIKLLSKELSVLKDLFLEHAHNLADNVQPQGAEAPSNNNNNSGNNNNNNNNNNNKNSHQ, translated from the coding sequence ATGAGCAAACCGTCGCAGCAGAAGCCCAACACAGACCAGAACGGCGTGAGTGTGATCCAGACCCAGGCGCACGGCAGCGGACTGCAGCAGGTGCCCCAGCTGGTGCCCGTGAGCCCCGGTGGAGGAGGAAAGGCCATACCCCCTAGCAAGATGAAGAAGACCATAACAGACAAGGAGAGCGAAGAGTATCGCCAGCGGCGCGAGCGCAACAACCTGGCAGTGAAGAAGAGCCGCATGCGCAGCAAGCAGAAGGCGCAGGACACGCAGCAGCGCGTCAACGAGCTCAAGGAGGAGAACGAGCGGCTTGAGGCCAAGATCAAGCTGCTCAGCAAGGAGCTGAGTGTCCTGAAGGACCTGTTCCTGGAGCATGCGCACAACCTCGCCGACAACGTGCAGCCTCAGGGCGCCGAGGCAcccagcaacaacaacaacaacagcggcaacaacaacaacaacaacaacaacaacaataacaagaaCAGCCACCAATGA